The following proteins come from a genomic window of bacterium:
- a CDS encoding amidophosphoribosyltransferase, with translation MSSNFGEYCGIVGLIGVPDAAIKAYMGLYALQHRGQESAGLVISDGKELIERKGLGLVNQVFGSPETLKDLVGSAAIGHVRYSTTGSTNFANSQPFTINYKRGTITGAHNGNLINARELRRKMEQEGSIFRTSTDTEVILHLLAKSPCRTTAEGIADALSQVKGAYSLVFLTLDSLIAVRDPSGFRPLGITRTPEGGTVVASESCAFDLLDLPMGKTLEPGEMIIADNRGNVESLFPFKPVTPSPCIFEFIYFSRPDSRIFDTNVDKIRRRMGRVLAQEQPAEADIVISVPDSSNTAALGYSRESGIPFEFGLIRNHYIGRTFIQPRQAIRDFGVRIKYNPVRGVLYNKRVVVVDDSIVRGTTSKALVSMLREAGAAEVHMRVASPSIKFPCHYGIDTPTSDQLIASHTSLEDTAKFIGADTLGYLSLEGMMSIEGLPHTTFCTACFNGKYPIELTENPEKDKMLLNKEKCSDTY, from the coding sequence ATGAGCAGTAATTTTGGTGAATACTGTGGAATCGTTGGCTTGATTGGCGTTCCGGATGCGGCTATCAAGGCCTATATGGGTCTTTATGCTCTTCAACATAGAGGTCAAGAATCTGCAGGTTTAGTCATCTCCGATGGAAAAGAGTTAATCGAGAGAAAGGGCCTCGGTCTTGTTAATCAAGTCTTTGGTTCTCCCGAAACATTAAAGGATTTGGTCGGCTCGGCAGCTATCGGACATGTTAGATATTCCACTACAGGATCAACGAATTTTGCCAATTCTCAGCCTTTCACAATTAATTATAAACGAGGAACAATCACCGGAGCGCATAATGGCAATCTCATTAATGCCCGTGAGCTTCGGCGAAAAATGGAACAAGAAGGCTCCATTTTTCGCACTTCAACAGATACCGAAGTTATTCTTCACCTTCTCGCGAAAAGTCCATGCAGAACCACAGCAGAAGGTATAGCCGATGCTCTCTCGCAAGTCAAAGGAGCTTATTCACTGGTATTTCTTACGCTGGATTCGCTTATTGCCGTTCGCGATCCATCTGGATTCCGGCCGCTTGGGATCACACGTACTCCGGAAGGAGGAACCGTCGTAGCGAGTGAGTCTTGTGCGTTCGATCTTTTAGACCTCCCCATGGGTAAAACTCTCGAACCGGGTGAAATGATAATTGCCGATAACCGAGGCAATGTTGAATCATTATTCCCTTTCAAACCGGTAACTCCCTCTCCTTGTATATTTGAGTTTATATATTTTTCCCGACCTGACAGCCGAATATTCGACACAAATGTGGATAAAATTAGAAGGAGAATGGGGAGAGTTCTCGCTCAAGAGCAACCTGCTGAAGCGGATATAGTCATCAGCGTGCCGGATAGCTCGAATACCGCTGCACTCGGTTATTCGAGAGAAAGCGGCATACCTTTCGAATTCGGGCTCATTAGAAATCATTATATCGGAAGAACATTTATTCAACCCAGGCAGGCAATACGCGACTTTGGAGTGAGGATTAAATATAATCCAGTGAGAGGCGTGCTCTATAATAAGCGTGTTGTAGTTGTCGATGATTCTATTGTTAGAGGAACTACATCGAAAGCTTTGGTATCCATGTTACGAGAAGCCGGTGCCGCCGAGGTGCACATGCGGGTCGCAAGCCCTTCAATTAAATTCCCTTGTCATTATGGCATAGACACTCCGACATCCGATCAGCTTATCGCAAGCCACACTTCTCTTGAAGATACAGCTAAATTCATCGGCGCGGATACATTAGGTTATCTCTCACTCGAAGGAATGATGTCAATCGAGGGGTTGCCGCATACCACATTTTGCACGGCATGCTTTAATGGCAAATATCCAATCGAATTAACTGAGAACCCAGAAAAAGATAAAATGTTGTTAAATAAAGAAAAATGCTCGGACACCTATTAG
- a CDS encoding nucleotide sugar dehydrogenase, which translates to MANLTAEILSKKVQDCNARVCVIGMGYVGLPLAVEACKVGFHVDGYDVSEKKVNTLNSGGSDVDDIPAETVADLVNSGLMKCTTDPSVMAQADIILICVPTPLNKTKDPDVSYILDATEKIRKYLKKGTISILESTTYPGTTEELILPILEETGFKVGEDIFLAFSPERVDPGNPTYQTFNTPKIVGGVTPACTKIAMEFYEKTIEKAIPVSSTKAAEMVKLLENTFRSVNIGLVNELALMCDRLGVDVWEIINAAATKPFGFMPFYPGPGLGGHCIPIDPHYLSWKLKSLNYYARFIELAGEINGNMPAYVVSQVGELFNKFGKAIKGSKIVLLGMAYKNDISDVRESPSLDLLEILDSKGAEVVYNDPFVPSITWKNREFKSVELTDELLENADLVLISTNHKTYDWARIVDKAKLIFDGRNALKDFTGLDNKIYKLGSGKLLSSGVSHLK; encoded by the coding sequence ATGGCAAATTTAACCGCCGAAATCTTATCGAAAAAAGTTCAGGATTGTAACGCACGAGTGTGCGTTATAGGAATGGGATATGTCGGATTACCTCTTGCAGTAGAGGCCTGTAAGGTCGGTTTTCATGTAGATGGTTATGATGTTTCAGAGAAAAAAGTTAATACTTTGAACTCGGGTGGTTCCGATGTTGACGATATTCCTGCTGAAACCGTAGCCGATCTGGTCAACAGTGGTCTTATGAAATGCACCACCGATCCTTCAGTCATGGCACAGGCAGATATTATCCTTATATGCGTTCCTACTCCACTTAACAAAACAAAAGACCCTGATGTTTCCTATATTCTCGATGCAACCGAGAAGATAAGAAAGTATCTTAAAAAGGGAACTATCTCGATCCTTGAGTCAACAACCTATCCCGGCACTACCGAAGAACTTATACTTCCGATATTAGAGGAAACCGGCTTTAAAGTCGGCGAGGACATTTTCCTCGCCTTCTCTCCCGAACGAGTGGACCCGGGAAATCCGACTTACCAGACTTTTAACACTCCGAAAATTGTCGGTGGTGTCACCCCCGCTTGCACAAAGATAGCGATGGAGTTCTATGAAAAAACAATCGAGAAGGCTATTCCGGTTTCATCTACAAAAGCAGCCGAAATGGTCAAACTCCTCGAGAATACTTTCCGCAGTGTTAATATCGGCTTGGTTAACGAGCTTGCGCTTATGTGTGATCGCCTTGGCGTAGATGTATGGGAAATAATTAATGCCGCTGCAACAAAACCTTTTGGTTTTATGCCTTTTTATCCCGGCCCGGGACTCGGCGGGCATTGCATTCCTATCGACCCACATTACCTTTCTTGGAAGCTAAAGAGTCTTAATTACTACGCGCGCTTTATAGAATTAGCTGGCGAGATCAACGGAAACATGCCAGCATATGTTGTTTCTCAGGTTGGTGAACTTTTCAATAAATTCGGAAAAGCAATAAAAGGCTCCAAGATCGTTCTTTTGGGTATGGCTTACAAAAACGACATATCCGATGTAAGGGAATCTCCAAGTCTCGATCTATTAGAAATCCTCGATTCTAAAGGCGCCGAAGTTGTTTATAATGATCCTTTTGTTCCAAGCATCACTTGGAAAAATAGAGAATTCAAGTCTGTCGAACTGACAGACGAACTTCTCGAAAATGCTGACTTGGTGCTTATCTCGACTAATCATAAGACATATGATTGGGCTCGGATAGTCGATAAAGCTAAGCTAATTTTCGATGGTCGTAACGCACTAAAAGACTTCACAGGACTCGATAACAAAATATATAAACTTGGAAGTGGAAAGTTATTGTCGTCTGGAGTTTCACATTTAAAGTAG
- the metG gene encoding methionine--tRNA ligase produces the protein MDKPFFITTPLYYVNDNPHLGHAYTTVLADTISRYRKIAGEEVFFLTGTDEHGQKVAEAASSKGMTPKQHCDIYVKNFKRFWKELNINYDHFIRTTDKAHEKAVKHALNMLWELGDIYQDEYSGWYCTPCERFWTEKDIQDGKCPDCHRPVKKLTEKNYFFRMGKHQQWLIDHINQHPDFIKPESRRNEILGFLRRPLNDLCISRPKDRLSWGIELPFDKDFVCYVWFDALLNYITAIGWPEQMGKFEYRWPADIHLMAKDIVTTHAVYWPTMLHALGIEPPKTVFSHGWWMVEDVKMGKSLGNAVPISKLIKLMGADALRYFLIRDSVIANDSQFSFESMILRLNTDLANDFGNLTSRVLGLIQQNFKGIIPNPGEAHDDEIELKETAQKTATKLRDEVWSFRLSRGLEAANQLVSETNRYLERTAPWKLAKLGEYERLATVLYNAAEALRICSILFWPVMPDTCEELRLRLGIEKGNIELDKAFEWGVLRANRRITVGLPLFPRIDKKEMMKEIQGKDHPLPTTDSAEGLIDIGHFAKIKLALGKVIDCVSAPNADKLLLLKVDLGTEIRQIVAGIAPWYRPEELIGKTIVVVINLEPAKIRGYESQGMLLAAGAGDAVKVLTVDGDLPPGTSIR, from the coding sequence ATGGATAAGCCATTTTTCATCACTACACCTCTATATTATGTAAATGATAATCCGCATCTTGGACATGCATATACTACTGTCCTCGCGGACACCATTTCACGCTACAGAAAGATCGCTGGAGAAGAGGTGTTTTTTCTCACTGGAACCGACGAACATGGTCAAAAAGTTGCTGAAGCCGCTTCCTCTAAAGGTATGACACCAAAACAACATTGTGATATTTATGTGAAAAATTTTAAGAGGTTTTGGAAAGAGCTGAATATCAATTACGACCACTTCATAAGAACGACTGATAAAGCTCATGAGAAGGCCGTTAAACATGCACTTAATATGCTCTGGGAACTCGGGGATATCTATCAAGATGAATACAGTGGATGGTATTGCACACCCTGCGAAAGATTCTGGACAGAAAAAGATATTCAGGATGGAAAGTGTCCCGATTGCCATCGCCCCGTCAAGAAACTTACTGAAAAGAATTATTTCTTCCGCATGGGTAAGCATCAACAATGGCTAATCGATCATATTAATCAACACCCCGATTTCATTAAACCTGAGTCGAGACGCAACGAAATTTTGGGCTTTTTGCGGCGCCCTCTGAACGACCTTTGCATTTCCAGACCAAAAGATCGCCTCTCTTGGGGAATCGAGCTTCCTTTCGATAAGGATTTCGTTTGTTATGTCTGGTTTGATGCCTTGCTTAATTATATTACGGCTATTGGTTGGCCCGAGCAAATGGGCAAATTCGAATACCGCTGGCCAGCAGATATCCATTTAATGGCAAAAGACATAGTTACTACTCATGCTGTTTATTGGCCTACGATGTTGCATGCCCTCGGTATCGAACCACCAAAAACTGTATTCAGCCATGGTTGGTGGATGGTAGAGGATGTTAAAATGGGAAAGTCTCTCGGTAATGCCGTCCCCATTTCCAAACTTATCAAGCTTATGGGGGCAGATGCACTCCGCTATTTCCTCATCCGTGATAGCGTAATTGCAAACGATTCGCAGTTTTCGTTCGAGTCGATGATACTACGACTCAACACCGATTTAGCAAATGATTTCGGCAACTTAACGAGTCGCGTTCTCGGCCTTATTCAACAAAATTTCAAAGGCATTATTCCTAATCCCGGAGAGGCTCACGATGATGAGATTGAGCTTAAAGAAACTGCCCAAAAAACTGCGACCAAACTTCGAGATGAAGTTTGGTCATTCAGACTTTCCAGGGGATTAGAGGCTGCTAATCAATTAGTTTCAGAAACTAACCGCTATCTCGAACGCACCGCTCCTTGGAAATTGGCAAAACTGGGAGAATACGAACGCTTAGCAACAGTTTTATACAATGCTGCGGAAGCTCTTAGAATTTGCTCGATTCTATTCTGGCCTGTGATGCCCGACACATGTGAAGAACTAAGACTTAGGCTGGGGATCGAAAAAGGCAACATCGAGCTAGATAAGGCCTTCGAATGGGGTGTTTTGCGTGCTAATCGTCGAATAACTGTTGGTTTACCGCTATTCCCACGTATAGATAAAAAGGAAATGATGAAAGAGATTCAAGGGAAGGATCATCCCCTTCCGACAACCGATTCCGCTGAGGGACTTATCGATATCGGGCATTTCGCCAAGATCAAATTAGCCCTCGGAAAAGTGATCGACTGCGTCAGCGCTCCGAATGCAGACAAGCTTTTACTTCTAAAAGTCGATCTAGGCACTGAAATCCGTCAAATTGTCGCCGGTATTGCCCCTTGGTATAGACCAGAGGAATTAATTGGCAAGACAATTGTAGTAGTTATCAACCTCGAACCGGCTAAAATAAGAGGATATGAATCCCAAGGTATGTTATTAGCTGCCGGAGCGGGCGATGCAGTTAAAGTGTTAACCGTGGATGGGGATCTTCCTCCCGGCACTTCAATTAGATAA
- a CDS encoding VOC family protein translates to MITRTDRIFIYVSDIDRAIRFYGVTLGLKRISGFEGDILFDTGNVPLMLVPGRGRGGTYTGADVCLWTDDINGDYGRLVVSGVNFFKPPSREKWGGWLTGLYDSEGNRIYLIQY, encoded by the coding sequence ATGATAACCCGAACTGACAGAATTTTCATCTATGTCTCTGATATTGATCGAGCTATTCGTTTCTATGGCGTTACTCTCGGTCTTAAACGCATCTCCGGTTTCGAAGGCGATATACTCTTCGACACAGGCAATGTGCCGTTGATGCTTGTCCCTGGGCGAGGGCGTGGTGGAACCTACACAGGAGCTGATGTTTGCCTTTGGACAGACGATATAAACGGTGATTATGGAAGATTGGTTGTGTCTGGAGTGAATTTTTTCAAACCACCATCGCGAGAAAAATGGGGGGGATGGCTGACCGGTTTATACGATTCTGAAGGAAATCGAATATACCTCATTCAGTATTAG
- a CDS encoding N-acetylmuramoyl-L-alanine amidase, with protein MKRLILLLVIVLNLFSANVILDPGHGGTDSGATGPSYWEKNANLDVAFYAKSYLESAGVTVGMTRSTDIYVSLDDRCSIANSGGYERFMSIHENAFDASVQGTETYCYTSGSSNSFDLRDCVHPQLIWAHSYYNRGTKTASFYVLVHTSMPAILGEGTFIDYTSGWNESWRYLTNWNDHEGRQGFAYANGYCTHRSITAPVYGGGTGGDSIIVDNSDPEFTSGGSWNDGTYSGGWEDDYIWCDGTDTIQSWARWQPDLPNAGEYSIYMWWLAGANRCDNVFIRIFGTGNDSMFVSQKGLDGEWHYLGNYDFYAGNGGYVSLGDRTAIDGDVVIADAVMWVYNGPLSSKEKPLEPTEYSIKTYPNPFNSAVQIEIKNTCEEIQKLVPSKVDIFDVKGNLIVKIAFSTGEPTIWSPNESVPAGIYFARMASLNTSFVKLLYLK; from the coding sequence ATGAAAAGATTAATCCTCCTTTTAGTGATCGTATTAAACCTTTTTTCTGCAAATGTTATTCTTGATCCCGGGCACGGCGGCACGGACTCGGGGGCTACAGGGCCATCTTATTGGGAAAAAAACGCAAACCTCGACGTGGCTTTTTATGCCAAATCCTATCTCGAATCAGCAGGCGTTACAGTGGGCATGACTCGTAGCACCGACATCTATGTTTCCCTTGATGATCGATGCTCTATAGCCAATTCAGGAGGTTATGAAAGGTTCATGTCAATCCATGAAAACGCCTTCGATGCCTCGGTACAGGGAACTGAAACCTATTGTTACACGAGTGGTAGTTCAAACAGCTTCGATCTTCGTGATTGTGTGCATCCTCAATTAATATGGGCTCATAGTTATTACAACCGAGGAACTAAAACAGCCAGCTTTTATGTTCTCGTTCATACCTCGATGCCGGCCATTCTCGGAGAAGGAACATTCATTGATTACACCTCTGGGTGGAACGAATCTTGGCGCTACTTAACAAATTGGAACGATCACGAAGGACGACAGGGTTTTGCCTATGCCAACGGTTATTGCACCCACCGTAGTATAACAGCACCGGTTTATGGGGGTGGAACTGGAGGTGATTCAATAATCGTCGATAATAGCGACCCTGAATTCACCTCAGGAGGATCATGGAACGATGGAACATATTCCGGTGGTTGGGAGGATGATTATATATGGTGCGACGGAACCGACACTATCCAGAGTTGGGCACGTTGGCAACCTGATCTACCAAATGCTGGAGAGTATTCGATCTATATGTGGTGGCTTGCAGGGGCTAACCGATGTGATAATGTCTTTATTCGCATTTTCGGCACTGGCAATGATAGTATGTTCGTTTCCCAAAAAGGGTTGGATGGGGAATGGCACTACCTGGGAAATTACGATTTCTATGCTGGCAATGGCGGTTATGTCAGTCTTGGAGATAGGACCGCAATAGATGGCGATGTTGTTATCGCCGACGCAGTGATGTGGGTATATAACGGACCTTTATCCTCAAAAGAAAAACCTCTCGAGCCAACTGAATATTCAATTAAAACTTACCCCAATCCCTTCAATTCTGCGGTGCAAATTGAAATAAAAAATACCTGCGAAGAAATACAAAAACTAGTGCCTTCTAAAGTGGATATTTTCGATGTAAAAGGAAATTTAATTGTCAAAATTGCTTTTTCCACCGGTGAGCCTACTATTTGGTCACCGAATGAAAGTGTCCCAGCAGGTATATATTTTGCCAGAATGGCTTCGCTTAATACAAGCTTTGTCAAGCTACTATATCTGAAATAG
- a CDS encoding T9SS type A sorting domain-containing protein, which produces MRKILILTLIVATVAFAQTEINWWVFDGGGGMRSPGSGDTVWASIGQPIIGCGIASPVSMCAGYLCLFEGSCVKIDEKPGEDGNETKRPFVFGINSVSPNPFNPTCAIEFEVESDAPVTFEFYNMMGNRIDTPIDNEQMTPGRYKLTWGGDLPSGTYFARLSSGNKSTVKRVVYLK; this is translated from the coding sequence ATGCGTAAAATTCTAATATTAACACTTATTGTAGCGACAGTCGCGTTTGCGCAGACGGAGATAAACTGGTGGGTGTTCGACGGCGGCGGCGGAATGCGTTCGCCCGGTTCGGGCGACACGGTCTGGGCCTCTATCGGCCAGCCGATCATCGGTTGCGGGATAGCGTCGCCGGTGTCGATGTGCGCCGGCTATCTGTGCCTTTTCGAGGGGTCTTGCGTGAAAATCGACGAGAAACCCGGCGAAGACGGCAACGAAACCAAGCGCCCGTTTGTTTTCGGGATCAATTCCGTTTCGCCGAATCCGTTCAACCCGACATGCGCGATAGAATTCGAGGTCGAATCCGACGCTCCGGTAACATTCGAGTTCTACAACATGATGGGAAACCGGATCGACACGCCTATCGATAACGAGCAGATGACTCCCGGCAGATACAAACTCACATGGGGCGGCGATCTGCCGTCCGGGACGTATTTCGCACGGCTGTCATCGGGCAACAAATCGACCGTCAAACGGGTCGTTTATCTGAAATGA